A window of Pseudomonas monteilii contains these coding sequences:
- a CDS encoding protein-(glutamine-N5) methyltransferase, release factor-specific: MTIIASLLRGAQLPDSPTERLDAELLLAHALGKSRSYLHTWPERIVPSEAAQAFADYLARRRAGEPIAYILGQQGFWKLDLEVAPHTLIPRPETELLVEAALQRLPAGPARVLDLGTGTGAIALALASERPAWQVMAVDRVEAAVALAERNRQRLRLDNVHILASHWFEALADQRFDVILSNPPYIASADPHLAAGDVRFEPSSALVAGPDGLDDLRTIITQAPAHLSPGGWLLLEHGFDQAEAVRELLVRQGFGDVASVADLAGHPRISLGRLPC, from the coding sequence ATGACCATCATCGCCAGCCTGCTGCGCGGCGCGCAGTTGCCGGACTCGCCCACCGAACGCCTGGATGCCGAGCTGCTGCTCGCCCATGCCCTGGGCAAGTCACGCAGCTACCTGCACACCTGGCCCGAGCGCATTGTGCCCAGCGAGGCGGCGCAGGCCTTTGCCGACTACCTGGCGCGTCGCCGGGCCGGCGAACCCATCGCCTATATCCTCGGGCAGCAAGGGTTCTGGAAACTGGACCTGGAAGTCGCGCCCCATACGTTGATTCCTCGCCCGGAAACCGAGCTGCTGGTCGAAGCCGCGCTGCAGCGCCTGCCCGCAGGTCCGGCACGCGTGCTGGACCTGGGCACGGGCACCGGCGCCATCGCCCTGGCCCTGGCCAGCGAGCGCCCTGCCTGGCAAGTCATGGCCGTGGACCGTGTCGAGGCGGCCGTGGCCCTGGCCGAGCGCAACCGTCAGCGACTGCGCCTGGACAATGTCCATATCCTGGCCAGCCACTGGTTCGAGGCGCTGGCCGACCAGCGCTTCGACGTGATCCTGAGCAATCCGCCCTACATCGCCAGCGCCGATCCGCACCTGGCCGCAGGCGACGTACGCTTCGAGCCCAGCAGTGCCCTGGTCGCCGGCCCCGATGGCCTGGACGACCTGCGCACGATCATCACCCAGGCCCCGGCGCACCTGTCCCCTGGCGGGTGGCTGCTGCTCGAGCATGGCTTCGATCAGGCCGAAGCGGTGCGTGAACTGTTGGTGCGCCAAGGCTTCGGCGACGTCGCCAGCGTGGCCGATCTGGCCGGGCACCCGCGTATTAGCCTGGGCCGCCTGCCATGCTGA
- a CDS encoding molybdopterin-synthase adenylyltransferase produces the protein MLSDQALLRYSRQILLPQVDIEGQLRLQRSRVLIVGLGGLGSPVALYLAGAGVGELHLADFDEVDVTNLQRQILHDTVSVGASKVDSALQRLSALNPEVRLVAHRQALDDEALVEAVGAVDLVLDCSDNFATREAVNRACVRQEKPLVSGAAIRLEGQLTVFDTRQAHSPCYHCLYGHGSEAELTCSEAGVLGPLVGLVGSLQALEALKVLAGFGETLVGRLLLIDALGTRLRELRVKRDPACAICGHRHG, from the coding sequence ATGCTGAGCGACCAGGCGCTGCTGCGCTACAGCCGTCAGATCCTGCTGCCGCAGGTCGACATCGAAGGTCAGTTGCGCCTGCAGCGCAGCCGTGTCCTGATCGTCGGTCTGGGTGGGCTGGGGTCGCCGGTTGCGCTGTACCTGGCGGGCGCCGGCGTCGGCGAGCTGCACCTGGCCGACTTCGACGAGGTGGACGTGACCAACCTGCAGCGCCAGATCCTGCATGACACGGTCAGCGTCGGCGCGAGCAAGGTCGATTCCGCGCTCCAGCGCCTGAGCGCGCTCAACCCCGAGGTGCGCCTGGTCGCCCATCGACAGGCCCTGGACGACGAGGCGTTGGTCGAGGCCGTGGGCGCTGTCGATCTGGTGCTGGACTGCTCCGATAATTTCGCCACCCGCGAAGCGGTCAACCGAGCCTGTGTGCGCCAGGAAAAGCCCTTGGTCAGCGGTGCGGCGATTCGCCTGGAAGGGCAGTTGACGGTCTTCGACACCCGCCAGGCCCATAGCCCGTGCTACCACTGCCTGTACGGGCATGGCAGCGAGGCGGAGCTGACGTGCAGCGAGGCCGGGGTGCTTGGCCCGCTGGTAGGGCTGGTGGGCAGCCTGCAGGCACTCGAAGCGCTGAAGGTGCTGGCCGGCTTCGGTGAAACCCTGGTCGGCCGGCTGCTGCTGATCGACGCCCTCGGTACGCGCCTGCGCGAGCTTCGCGTCAAACGTGACCCGGCCTGTGCCATCTGCGGACATCGCCATGGATGA
- a CDS encoding glutamate racemase, which translates to MDERNAPIGVMDSGVGGLSVLAEIRRSLPSESLLYVADGGHVPYGDKSPEVIRQRCRVIADFFREQGAKALVLACNTATAAAVSDLREAYPGWPLVGMEPAVKPAASATRSGVVGVLATTGTLQSAKFAALLDRFASDVRVITQPCPGLVELIEEGNLHSPALRTLLAGYVQPLIAAGCDTVILGCTHYPFLKPLLAELLPPSVILIDTGAAVARQLRRLLEDRGQLATGPAKAARFWTSGDPAAFARTLPVLWGDCDEVQRLAR; encoded by the coding sequence ATGGATGAGCGCAACGCACCGATCGGTGTGATGGATTCGGGCGTGGGCGGGTTGTCCGTGCTCGCCGAGATCCGGCGCTCATTGCCTTCGGAGAGCCTGCTGTACGTGGCCGATGGTGGGCATGTGCCCTATGGGGACAAGTCGCCCGAGGTGATCCGCCAACGCTGCCGGGTGATCGCCGATTTCTTTCGCGAGCAGGGTGCCAAGGCCCTGGTCCTGGCGTGCAACACGGCGACGGCCGCCGCGGTGTCCGACCTGCGCGAGGCGTACCCAGGCTGGCCGCTGGTGGGCATGGAGCCGGCGGTCAAGCCTGCGGCCTCGGCCACGCGCAGCGGCGTGGTGGGGGTACTGGCGACCACCGGCACCTTGCAGAGCGCCAAGTTCGCCGCCTTGCTCGATCGCTTCGCCAGCGACGTCCGTGTGATCACCCAGCCCTGCCCAGGGCTGGTCGAGCTGATCGAAGAAGGAAATCTGCACAGTCCGGCGTTACGCACCCTGCTGGCAGGCTACGTGCAGCCGCTGATCGCAGCCGGTTGCGATACCGTGATCCTGGGCTGTACCCATTACCCGTTCCTGAAACCATTGCTGGCCGAGCTGCTGCCGCCTTCGGTCATTCTCATCGACACGGGAGCGGCCGTCGCACGGCAGTTGCGTCGATTGCTGGAAGACCGTGGGCAGTTGGCCACGGGGCCGGCGAAAGCCGCCCGCTTCTGGACCAGCGGTGATCCGGCTGCCTTTGCGCGAACGCTGCCGGTGTTGTGGGGCGACTGTGATGAGGTGCAGCGCCTGGCACGCTGA